One Candidatus Taylorbacteria bacterium genomic window, GACACCAAAGAAGATGATGATTTTTTCAAAAATTGGCTAAGGGCTCAATATGCAAATTCAATTCGTGAGACAAAAAAGGGTGCGGTCAATGAGGATTTTGATATTATTGGAACCACCTTTCACAAATGGGTCAGAGAGAATGCAAAAAAAATTGGCTTGGTAGAGTCAACGGACTATGAACGATTTGTAATGAGCTTTTTACCAAAATACGCTGCAATATACAAATTGCTAAAAAAATATTCTTTAGAATTTAATACTGATTATGAGTGTGTTTTTTATAACGCTGAACGAAATTTTACACTTCAATATCAAGTCATTCTTTCAGCGATTGATCCTGCTGATACCGATGAAATAGTTAGACAAAAAATCCAGATTGTTAGTAGATATATTGATCAATACAACGCCCGCCGTAGCTTTAACTTTAAAACGTTGGGTTATAACGCAGTAAAAAATGCCATGTTTGTTGTCTCGAAGAAAATAAGAAGAAAAACCGCCGAAGAATTGAGAAATATCCTGATTAAAGAATTAGAGGAAATGGACTTTGATTTAGAAGGAATTGACGAATTTTATTTAAATCAATTTACAATAAAAAATGTACGTCATGTTTTAGCTAGAATTACTTATTATCTTGAAAAAGGTAGCGGAAGAGATACTGAATTTACTAATTATGTAGATCGTGAAGTCGAAAATCCCTATGATATAGAGCATATTTGGGCGGATCATTATGAACGATTCACAAATCAGTTTGAAACGGAAAAAGAATTTAAAGATGCTAGAAATAGATTCGGTGATCTATTAATTTTGCCTCAAGATAAAAACAGAAGTTTCAATGATGCTACTTATTCGGAAAAATTGCCGATGTATTTTGGCGAAAATTTATTGGCAAAATCGTTAAATGAAAAATGTTATCAAAATAACCCGCATTTTTTGAGATTTATTGAAAATGAGAAATTAGAT contains:
- a CDS encoding DUF262 domain-containing protein, whose amino-acid sequence is MQKIIGKEKSLSDLLSNKKYTIHYYQREYRWGKKQIEELIDDLTGEFYEFYESGNSRDMVEQYGHYFLGSIVFSSGENQAAIIDGQQRLTSLTLLLIYLNNLQRGKSEKVAIDHLIFSDRHGIRSFNINVDEREACLNALYTDKASDFTVTNAPESVKTIFERYQDITEIFPDDLRDKALPFFIDWLIYNVDLVEISAYTEQDAHKIFVSMNDRGLSLTPTEMLKGFLLSEIKSDKSRVDANEIWKKQILELTEIDTKEDDDFFKNWLRAQYANSIRETKKGAVNEDFDIIGTTFHKWVRENAKKIGLVESTDYERFVMSFLPKYAAIYKLLKKYSLEFNTDYECVFYNAERNFTLQYQVILSAIDPADTDEIVRQKIQIVSRYIDQYNARRSFNFKTLGYNAVKNAMFVVSKKIRRKTAEELRNILIKELEEMDFDLEGIDEFYLNQFTIKNVRHVLARITYYLEKGSGRDTEFTNYVDREVENPYDIEHIWADHYERFTNQFETEKEFKDARNRFGDLLILPQDKNRSFNDATYSEKLPMYFGENLLAKSLNEKCYQNNPHFLRFIENEKLDFKAIDDFTKESIQSRQQLYKSICLKIWDTKLLEK